From Verrucomicrobiia bacterium, a single genomic window includes:
- a CDS encoding AAA family ATPase, which translates to MRLKELAIKNFRGYRNETRIPIDANVTGITGRNDVGKSSILEALDIFFEGGEIAIDKDDFHVAEPEASVEIRCVFDNLPAEILLDEANRTTLAGERLLNSVGDLEILKRYKRSSKEPAIFIVANHPSAANFDDLHTLKIADLRKRGEEVGVVAADIADARKSALWRAAIWAKSPTPHLTQRELEISKFATDSKSIQDKLFKQLPLFALFKSDRESKDNDPQAKTPMQAAVSQAKEELKVEIERIEEEIKKRVLERAAKTLDKLKDMDATLASQLIPRFKKAPTWTFDFTLDGEDNIPINKRGSGVRRLILLNFFRAEAERKVADKNAPSVIYAFEEPETSQHPSNQEMLVRALVQVGNRDNCQVLVTTHVPALAGLLPVSGLRLIEKEAAGRTVHFGSDAVIENIAQTLGVLIDPRASRAKALVLVEGPSDIVFLRHTADQLKAAGHIPATLEERGILPVSIGGCGLLKHWITKRIAEQFNIPWGLLLDSDLGTPEHSQNVTQVQTLRQGGKKAYVTRKREPENYILLEIVTPHVTGGAAIVLTDICDAKREISIATSKATGEVLEFYWTQMNAEQIRRAEKYTDGGAEHYEFTEILADFLTLA; encoded by the coding sequence ATGCGTCTAAAAGAACTCGCAATTAAAAACTTCAGGGGATACCGGAACGAAACACGCATCCCGATTGATGCCAACGTCACCGGCATCACGGGGCGAAACGACGTTGGTAAGTCCAGCATCCTTGAAGCGCTCGACATCTTTTTTGAAGGCGGTGAAATCGCAATCGACAAAGATGATTTCCATGTGGCCGAACCCGAAGCCAGTGTTGAGATTCGCTGTGTTTTCGATAATTTGCCTGCCGAGATTCTACTCGACGAGGCCAATAGAACCACCCTTGCCGGAGAGCGTCTGCTGAACAGTGTCGGCGACTTGGAAATCCTCAAGCGTTACAAGAGAAGTTCAAAAGAGCCGGCGATCTTCATCGTCGCCAATCATCCGAGCGCAGCGAATTTCGACGACCTGCACACGTTGAAAATTGCCGACCTCAGAAAGCGCGGAGAGGAGGTTGGAGTTGTCGCCGCTGATATTGCCGATGCTCGCAAGAGTGCACTGTGGCGGGCGGCCATCTGGGCGAAATCTCCCACCCCACATTTGACGCAGCGTGAACTTGAAATCAGCAAGTTCGCGACGGACTCGAAATCGATCCAAGACAAACTCTTCAAACAACTCCCACTCTTCGCGCTGTTCAAGTCTGACCGAGAAAGCAAAGACAACGATCCGCAGGCCAAGACGCCTATGCAAGCGGCGGTCTCGCAGGCAAAAGAGGAGTTGAAGGTCGAAATTGAACGGATCGAAGAGGAGATTAAGAAGCGAGTGCTGGAACGAGCGGCGAAGACCTTGGACAAGCTCAAGGACATGGATGCGACGCTGGCGTCGCAGCTCATACCACGATTCAAGAAAGCTCCAACTTGGACCTTCGACTTCACACTCGATGGCGAGGACAACATTCCCATCAACAAGCGCGGCAGCGGTGTTCGCCGTTTGATTCTACTGAACTTCTTCCGCGCTGAGGCAGAACGGAAGGTTGCGGATAAGAATGCGCCATCGGTCATCTATGCATTTGAAGAGCCGGAGACGTCCCAACACCCATCAAACCAAGAGATGCTGGTTCGTGCTCTGGTGCAGGTGGGAAACAGGGACAACTGCCAAGTCCTGGTGACCACGCATGTCCCAGCCTTAGCTGGTTTGTTGCCTGTGTCTGGCTTGCGCCTCATCGAGAAGGAGGCGGCTGGCCGCACAGTCCATTTCGGAAGCGATGCTGTGATCGAGAACATTGCTCAGACGCTCGGTGTGCTGATTGACCCGCGAGCGAGCCGAGCGAAAGCCTTGGTTCTGGTCGAGGGTCCGTCAGATATTGTGTTTCTTCGCCACACGGCTGACCAACTCAAGGCAGCCGGCCATATTCCGGCAACACTGGAGGAGCGTGGGATTCTTCCGGTCTCAATTGGCGGCTGTGGTTTGTTGAAGCATTGGATAACAAAGCGCATCGCTGAACAATTTAACATTCCTTGGGGACTGCTTCTTGATTCTGATTTGGGAACGCCCGAGCACAGCCAGAACGTCACGCAAGTTCAAACGCTGCGGCAAGGTGGCAAGAAAGCCTACGTGACGCGCAAACGAGAGCCTGAAAATTACATCCTGTTGGAGATCGTTACACCTCACGTAACCGGAGGAGCAGCAATTGTTCTGACGGACATCTGCGACGCGAAACGCGAAATATCAATCGCCACATCGAAGGCCACGGGCGAAGTCCTTGAGTTCTATTGGACACAAATGAACGCCGAACAAATCCGGCGGGCTGAAAAATACACGGACGGCGGCGCTGAGCACTATGAGTTCACGGAAATTTTGGCTGATTTTCTCACGCTCGCATAA
- a CDS encoding AAA family ATPase, translated as MPNAQLLQWALWGFSLLAGVGTILAMFKLRYAERFLPHWNELKELEATLPIRREELRQATEGIDKCRAEIGQLEATVGFLRILKEWQDANPEAPARIQQMMADVARGESERSAVQQKLAQEESRLNEVTQETSRLNLEKAQLTQETGTLRDQLAGFHRQEAELEKAVRELQDQCSQKGVELGNAQKRMQELQSALTTLEQKVERFEKEKQQAIRERKEAESARDAARAELTGLQKSLDAFKAMAENLNARLKEVDVGHTDLTKALEDLTQPALKFAFSRGARIEESTALRRLADHLRARGLHFPERVQLAFHTSLKAAHINPLVVLAGVSGTGKSALPMAYAEATGMNFLSLAVQPGWSGPQDLLGFYNYLERKYKATELARALAQMSRFSAIDLPGLKIDSRKDQMLLLLLDEMNLARIEYYFSDFLSRLEQRRGRKIEEEQRRREVSLLVDAGSLPATEAPRFIFPDFNVLFVGTMNEDESTQSLSDKVIDRANVLRFGAPKELKASSAPTVAPTADFLPRATWEQWVKPFDGNGFDNERTALTQLNQMLESVNRPFGHRVYRAILDYLANYPGASTDPARCRNALADQIEQKIIPKLRGLDTQDDRASRCLDQLGATISGLQDPELADAFTRAREQHLFEWFGVKRS; from the coding sequence ATGCCGAACGCACAATTGTTACAATGGGCGCTGTGGGGATTTTCGTTGCTGGCGGGGGTCGGAACGATTCTCGCCATGTTCAAGCTTCGCTATGCCGAGCGATTCTTGCCGCACTGGAACGAACTCAAGGAACTTGAGGCGACGCTGCCAATTCGGCGCGAAGAATTGCGGCAGGCGACCGAAGGCATAGACAAGTGCCGCGCCGAAATCGGTCAGCTTGAGGCCACGGTCGGGTTCTTGCGGATTCTGAAGGAGTGGCAGGATGCGAACCCGGAAGCACCAGCGCGCATCCAGCAGATGATGGCCGATGTCGCGCGAGGAGAATCCGAGCGATCCGCGGTTCAGCAGAAGCTTGCGCAGGAAGAGTCGAGACTTAACGAAGTCACTCAGGAAACAAGCCGGCTCAATTTGGAAAAAGCGCAACTGACGCAGGAGACCGGCACGCTCCGTGACCAACTCGCCGGATTCCACAGGCAAGAGGCCGAACTCGAAAAGGCGGTCCGCGAACTCCAAGACCAATGCAGCCAAAAAGGTGTTGAGCTTGGAAATGCACAGAAAAGGATGCAGGAGTTGCAATCCGCTCTGACAACGCTGGAACAAAAGGTTGAGCGGTTTGAGAAGGAAAAACAACAGGCCATTCGAGAACGGAAGGAGGCCGAGTCGGCACGCGATGCAGCAAGAGCAGAACTGACGGGACTTCAGAAATCCTTGGATGCCTTCAAGGCAATGGCCGAAAACCTCAACGCCCGTTTGAAGGAGGTGGATGTCGGGCACACGGACCTCACCAAGGCACTTGAGGATTTGACTCAACCCGCACTCAAGTTCGCCTTCAGTCGCGGCGCTCGAATCGAGGAGAGCACGGCGCTGCGGCGACTGGCTGACCATTTGCGCGCAAGGGGCCTGCATTTTCCGGAACGAGTTCAACTGGCTTTTCACACCAGCCTTAAAGCGGCTCACATCAATCCACTGGTCGTGCTGGCAGGCGTGAGCGGCACAGGTAAGAGCGCGCTGCCGATGGCGTATGCCGAGGCAACCGGAATGAATTTTCTCAGCCTCGCCGTGCAGCCCGGTTGGTCTGGCCCTCAAGACTTGCTTGGGTTCTACAACTATTTGGAGCGAAAATACAAAGCCACCGAACTTGCGCGCGCTCTAGCACAAATGTCGCGGTTCTCCGCGATAGACCTCCCCGGACTTAAGATTGATTCGCGCAAAGATCAAATGCTCCTCTTACTGCTGGACGAAATGAATCTTGCGCGAATCGAGTATTATTTCTCCGACTTCCTCAGCCGGTTGGAACAGCGCCGTGGTCGCAAAATAGAAGAAGAGCAACGTCGCCGTGAAGTCTCGTTGCTGGTGGACGCTGGCAGTCTTCCCGCCACGGAAGCGCCGCGATTCATCTTCCCGGACTTTAACGTCCTGTTTGTCGGCACGATGAACGAAGATGAATCGACGCAGTCGCTATCCGATAAGGTCATCGACCGCGCAAACGTTCTGCGATTTGGCGCACCCAAGGAATTGAAAGCCTCCTCCGCCCCGACCGTTGCGCCCACCGCGGACTTTCTGCCCCGCGCCACATGGGAACAATGGGTGAAGCCATTCGATGGAAACGGATTCGACAACGAGCGCACGGCGCTCACTCAACTCAATCAGATGCTTGAGTCCGTCAACCGTCCCTTCGGACATCGAGTGTATCGGGCCATCCTCGACTACCTCGCCAATTATCCTGGCGCTTCGACCGACCCGGCACGATGCCGTAATGCACTGGCCGACCAAATCGAGCAAAAGATTATCCCTAAGCTGCGCGGCCTCGACACCCAGGACGACAGGGCATCGCGCTGTCTTGATCAACTCGGCGCAACGATTTCTGGGTTGCAAGACCCTGAACTTGCGGACGCCTTCACCCGCGCTCGCGAACAGCACCTGTTTGAATGGTTCGGCGTGAAGCGCTCGTAG
- a CDS encoding DUF2357 domain-containing protein, whose product MARVLPYPWSLLASRASGGASLSPEDCEAVEPLNPESLTFFTRTEDESLPTLAGHQHSSAPLANQVLSNPNTAAGRRRGVLSTPALPYEKTDLWHVRFGSEEFAIPVRGSQRRASAWEDPIDSNAAEVYLRDTVDFLCGYFTEAISLTQDREFAEFHEFAGQVVARLNWATIWKRWKKVSTGEEPRMARVVEIAFAHLSAIRNVCERPRRMLVRQRELVSVGRVQELDSICLRDLIRRPGRTVLEKAGGRQEILAITRRETVDTAENRVMREFIRLCQHRARAYERENGRAREHPRVRTVVDLRGNCERLEVWSPLSAVGRLVGAPRPNYVLQKDRRYHPLWVQYDKLRREEEAVDNIWSWGRKLWAEFVRGIVISFLLSDEARNTCVWRRDCELAGYLRSEHHAGSFVPALSVSSRWIRHDGRARMLLVHPAHAHLCPGLEELLPRLGVELALVVYPTTGPLKPQSLLCIYSVLSLGTDAKQRDQMVNCLQSSLDQVAHEASSLNVRGLLLRGEWLRDKKPENPRYGRLDYLAAPAGGPFWFHDFPELLNILLEELAG is encoded by the coding sequence ATGGCTCGCGTGTTGCCTTATCCTTGGTCGTTGCTCGCATCGCGCGCCAGCGGTGGAGCATCGCTCAGTCCTGAGGACTGTGAGGCGGTCGAGCCTCTCAATCCCGAATCCCTTACGTTTTTTACGCGCACGGAGGATGAATCATTGCCGACACTCGCAGGCCATCAGCATTCGAGCGCTCCATTGGCCAACCAAGTTCTATCGAACCCGAACACGGCGGCGGGACGCCGTCGCGGCGTTCTGTCAACGCCAGCCCTTCCATACGAGAAAACCGATTTGTGGCATGTCCGCTTCGGGAGCGAAGAATTCGCCATTCCTGTTCGCGGGAGCCAGCGGCGCGCCAGCGCATGGGAAGACCCGATTGATTCCAACGCAGCGGAGGTTTACTTGCGCGACACGGTTGATTTTCTTTGCGGATATTTCACCGAGGCCATTTCGCTAACACAGGACCGGGAGTTTGCTGAATTTCACGAGTTTGCGGGCCAGGTCGTTGCCCGGCTGAACTGGGCGACGATATGGAAGCGCTGGAAGAAAGTCAGCACCGGCGAAGAACCACGCATGGCCCGGGTGGTCGAGATTGCCTTCGCCCATCTTAGCGCCATTCGCAACGTCTGCGAACGACCTCGAAGAATGCTCGTTCGACAACGCGAACTCGTCTCCGTCGGGCGCGTGCAGGAACTGGACTCCATTTGCCTTCGCGACCTGATTCGCCGCCCAGGGCGAACGGTTCTGGAAAAGGCAGGTGGCCGTCAGGAAATCCTTGCGATTACCCGACGAGAAACGGTGGACACGGCGGAGAATCGCGTCATGCGGGAATTCATTCGCCTCTGCCAGCATCGCGCTCGCGCCTACGAGCGGGAGAATGGGCGTGCGCGGGAACATCCACGCGTGAGGACGGTGGTTGACCTCCGTGGCAACTGTGAGCGGCTTGAAGTTTGGTCGCCCCTTTCGGCAGTTGGCCGGCTGGTCGGTGCGCCTCGCCCCAATTACGTGCTCCAAAAGGACCGCCGCTACCACCCGCTTTGGGTTCAATACGACAAGTTGCGGCGCGAAGAGGAGGCCGTGGACAACATCTGGTCTTGGGGGCGAAAGCTGTGGGCGGAATTCGTTCGCGGCATCGTCATTTCGTTCCTTCTCAGCGACGAAGCGCGGAATACGTGCGTCTGGAGACGCGATTGCGAACTCGCCGGATACTTGAGAAGCGAACATCACGCCGGCAGTTTTGTCCCGGCGCTGTCGGTCTCAAGCCGCTGGATACGCCATGACGGTAGAGCACGGATGCTATTAGTTCACCCCGCACACGCGCATCTATGTCCGGGATTGGAGGAACTCTTGCCGCGTCTCGGCGTGGAGTTGGCCTTGGTTGTTTATCCCACAACAGGTCCATTGAAGCCGCAGTCGCTTCTCTGCATTTACTCTGTGTTGAGCCTTGGAACCGATGCCAAGCAGCGGGATCAAATGGTTAACTGTTTGCAGTCGTCCCTCGATCAAGTTGCCCACGAGGCATCGTCATTGAACGTGCGCGGCCTGTTGTTGCGAGGCGAATGGTTGCGTGACAAGAAACCAGAAAATCCTCGATACGGGCGGTTGGATTATCTGGCCGCACCAGCGGGAGGCCCGTTTTGGTTCCACGACTTCCCTGAGCTTCTCAATATCTTGCTGGAGGAATTGGCAGGATGA